The proteins below come from a single Carnobacterium divergens DSM 20623 genomic window:
- a CDS encoding ABC transporter ATP-binding protein, whose product MNCIVIKDLSKQFGQHLAVDNLSLTIETGEIFGLLGPNGAGKSTTIHMICGLLQKSKGSMTILGHEQTGQKKDDIRKNIGLVPQDIAVYDELTAYENVHFFAGLYGFRGADLKDKVLKALAFVGLTEHMNDKPASFSGGMKRRLNIACAIAHEPQLVIMDEPTVGIDPQSRNYILESIKKLNQQGTTVIYTSHYMEEIEEICTTIAIIDHGKVIAEGSKEALKSMVTDVHKIRIEVGQEQEIELSDLALIRGVKHVERTGDFIEITSAIEVTNLNFILIYLMEQTIEIKSVDAQKINLETVFLTLTGRTLRD is encoded by the coding sequence ATGAATTGTATCGTTATCAAAGATTTATCAAAACAATTTGGGCAACATCTGGCTGTGGATAATCTCTCATTAACGATTGAAACAGGGGAAATTTTTGGTCTATTGGGACCAAATGGCGCAGGAAAAAGTACGACGATTCATATGATCTGTGGATTATTACAGAAATCAAAAGGCAGTATGACGATTTTAGGTCATGAACAAACGGGACAAAAAAAGGATGACATTAGAAAAAATATTGGCTTGGTTCCGCAAGATATTGCGGTTTATGATGAATTGACTGCTTATGAAAATGTTCATTTCTTTGCTGGTCTGTATGGTTTTCGTGGCGCTGATTTAAAAGATAAAGTTCTAAAGGCGCTGGCTTTTGTAGGGTTAACTGAACATATGAATGATAAACCTGCCTCTTTTTCTGGTGGCATGAAACGTCGTTTAAATATTGCCTGTGCGATTGCCCATGAGCCACAACTTGTTATTATGGATGAACCGACTGTCGGAATTGATCCTCAATCAAGAAACTACATTCTGGAATCTATCAAAAAATTAAATCAACAAGGAACTACGGTGATTTATACAAGTCATTATATGGAAGAAATAGAAGAAATTTGTACAACGATTGCCATTATTGACCACGGCAAGGTCATTGCTGAAGGGAGTAAAGAAGCACTTAAAAGTATGGTAACGGATGTTCATAAAATTAGGATTGAAGTTGGACAAGAACAAGAAATCGAACTAAGTGACTTGGCTTTAATTCGTGGCGTTAAGCATGTTGAAAGAACCGGTGACTTTATTGAGATAACCTCTGCAATTGAAGTTACTAATTTGAACTTTATTTTAATCTACTTAATGGAGCAAACTATTGAAATTAAAAGCGTTGATGCTCAAAAAATTAATTTAGAAACTGTCTTTTTAACATTAACGGGTCGAACGTTACGAGACTAA